A window of Rhinatrema bivittatum chromosome 2, aRhiBiv1.1, whole genome shotgun sequence contains these coding sequences:
- the IRX2 gene encoding iroquois-class homeodomain protein IRX-2 — MSYPQGYLYQPPGSLALYSCPAYPRSEELARSASGSAFSPYPGSAAFGAQAAATGFGSPLQYSADPAAAGFPSYMGSPYDAHATGVTGTISYHPYGSPAYPYQLNDPAYRKNATRDATATLKAWLQEHRKNPYPTKGEKIMLAIITKMTLTQVSTWFANARRRLKKENKMTWAPRNKSEDEDEDEGDGVRSKEESSNKVQENNETSAEDEGISLHVDSLTDHSCSAESDGEKMSCRHGDNLCESGSESKEKYDDEEEEEEEVDDDEDGNLSMKPVTSSPLTGLEATLLNHQHEDTSRNSNKAVLDNRILSSSQTQAVKPKLWSLAEIATSDLKQQNLRQSCSPTALSSTAPSSTSHSSAYSHSSILGRHIYYTSPFYSNYANYGNFNALQSQGILRYNSTAMASSDGLNQTVLNTNSVQKQSSDSIKPATSQLEQHYRPTIFQPKKDSTEICTVGVQPYL; from the exons ATGTCCTACCCTCAGGGCTACCTGTACCAGCCCCCCGGCTCGCTGGCCCTCTACTCCTGCCCGGCGTACCCCCGCAGCGAGGAGCTGGCCCGCTCCGCCTCCGGCtcggccttcagcccctacccgGGCTCGGCGGCGTTCGGCGCGCAGGCGGCGGCCACGGGCTTCGGCAGCCCCCTGCAGTACTCGGCGGACCCGGCGGCCGCCGGCTTCCCCTCCTACATG GGCAGCCCTTATGATGCTCACGCCACGGGAGTGACCGGAACCATCAGCTACCATCCTTATGGGAGTCCTGCTTATCCTTACCAGCTGAATGACCCGGCCTACAGGAAAAACGCCACCAGAGATGCCACAGCCACTTTGAAAGCCTGGCTGCAGGAGCACCGGAAGAACCCTTATCCCACCAAGGGCGAGAAGATCATGCTGGCCATCATCACCAAGATGACCCTGACCCAGGTCTCCACCTGGTTCGCCAACGCCAGGAGGCGGCTCAAGAAGGAGAACAAGATGACATGGGCTCCTCGGAACAAAAGCGAGGATGAAGACGAAGACGAGGGGGACGGGGTAAGAAGTAAAGAAGAAAGTTCAAACAAGGTTCAAGAAAACAACGAGACCTCAGCTGAGGACGAAG GCATTAGTTTGCACGTTGACTCGCTCACGGACCACTCTTGCTCTGCCGAATCGGATGGCGAGAAGATGTCTTGCAGACATGGGGACAATCTCTGTGAATCTGGATCCGAATCCAAAGAAAAGTACGacgacgaggaggaggaggaggaggaggtagatgATGATGAAGACGGAAACCTTTCTATGAAACCTGtcacctcctcccccctcactgGATTGGAGGCAACCCTTCTTAATCATCAACACGAGGACACTTCAAGGAACTCCAATAAAGCTGTGTTGGACAATAGGATTTTGTCCAGTTCCCAGACTCAAGCCGTCAAACCCAAGCTATGGTCACTGGCAGAAATAGCTACTTCGGATCTTAAGCAGCAGAACTTGAGGCAAAGCTGCTCCCCCACAGCTTTATCTTCAACAGCCCCTTCCTCTACCTCTCATAGCTCTGCTTACTCTCATTCTTCCATTTTAGGAAGACATATTTATTATACTTCACCTTTTTATAGCAATTACGCAAACTATGGGAATTTTAATGCACTTCAGAGCCAGGGGATCCTGAGATATAACTCAACAGCAATGGCATCCAGTGACGGACTAAATCAGACTGTGCTGAatacaaattctgtgcagaaacagAGCAGTGACTCTATAAAACCCGCAACCAGCCAGCTAGAGCAACATTACAGGCCCACTATTTTTCAGCCTAAAAAAG ATTCCACTGAAATCTGCACAGTAGGAGTACAACCATACCTGTAG